In one Flavobacteriales bacterium genomic region, the following are encoded:
- a CDS encoding type IX secretion system membrane protein PorP/SprF, with product MKNPVRRILSAGMILAGLAASAQQEVMVSQYMFNGLFLNPAYAGSHGYATSSLLHRSQWMQMEGAPRTSMLAIDGPLMGNRMGVGFSLVHDQIGISRDLDISAHYAYHLRVGPSSRIALGLRGGLSLYSARLSDLRYWDANDPMYQSDIANAPVGKFGFGIYWYDASSYVGLSVPTIYAADGRITLDAPHAMQHYFTQHYYLNAGKVFPLGESLDIKPSTLIKYSPGAPMEADVNCNVLYRERIWLGLGYRTGDALVAMAEYQVSPQLRIGYAYDMTTSRLRSYTTGSHEVMLGLDFGKELVRIKSPRYF from the coding sequence ATGAAGAATCCAGTGCGGCGAATCCTATCGGCCGGGATGATCCTGGCCGGGCTGGCCGCTTCCGCGCAGCAGGAGGTGATGGTGAGCCAATACATGTTCAACGGGCTCTTCCTCAATCCGGCCTATGCGGGCAGCCACGGATACGCCACCTCCAGCCTGCTGCACCGGAGCCAGTGGATGCAGATGGAGGGCGCACCGCGCACCAGCATGCTCGCCATCGACGGCCCGCTCATGGGCAACCGGATGGGCGTCGGCTTCTCATTGGTGCATGACCAGATCGGCATCAGCCGCGACCTCGACATCAGCGCGCACTATGCCTACCACCTCCGCGTGGGCCCGAGCAGCCGCATCGCGCTTGGGCTGCGCGGCGGCCTTTCGCTCTACAGCGCGCGCCTCAGTGACCTGCGGTACTGGGACGCGAACGACCCGATGTACCAGTCCGACATCGCGAATGCCCCCGTGGGCAAGTTCGGCTTCGGCATCTACTGGTATGACGCCAGCAGCTACGTCGGCCTCAGCGTACCCACCATCTACGCGGCGGACGGGCGCATCACCCTCGACGCGCCTCATGCCATGCAGCACTACTTCACGCAGCACTACTACCTGAACGCGGGAAAGGTCTTCCCCTTGGGCGAATCGCTGGACATCAAGCCCAGCACGCTCATCAAGTACTCACCGGGTGCACCGATGGAGGCCGATGTGAACTGCAACGTACTCTACCGGGAACGCATCTGGCTGGGCCTGGGCTACCGGACCGGTGATGCCCTGGTGGCCATGGCCGAGTACCAGGTGAGCCCGCAGCTGCGCATCGGCTATGCCTACGACATGACCACTTCGCGTCTGCGCAGCTACACCACGGGCAGCCACGAGGTGATGCTGGGGCTCGACTTCGGAAAGGAACTCGTCCGCATCAAGTCGCCGCGGTACTTCTAA